GTTTCCAAACTTTTTTTCCAAGAACAGAATCGAATTCAGAATTTCGAATTTTCTTATGTCGAGTTTCCGTCCTTTAACCCTCAGAAATTTATACTTCTTTCCATCGCTTCGATTCGAATTCTGACCTGATTCTTATCCGAACTTAATCTTCTTCTCCTTTGTATTGTAATTTTAGAATTTAGGAATATATTATGTTAACTAGAAAAGAACTTCTCACCCAATCCGCGGCCGTTCTCGCTTTCGCAGGCGCAGGAACCCTATTTGCAAAAGATTCTTCCGGTCATAGCGGACACAAACACCCGGAAACTTCCAAAAAGACCGAAAAAGAGCCAGCTAAAAAAGGAAACAGAAAAGCATTGGAAGCGGCTTCCAAATGTATCCTCGACGCGGAGATTTGTTTGGCGCACTGCGAGGAAAATCTTTCCACGGGAGATACGATGCTCGCCGGTTGTCTAAAAACCGTGAAAGATACATTAGCTCTTTGTAAAGCATTTGTGAGCCTCGGAGCTTCCAATTCCGCCTATGCAAAAGATGTGGCCGGTCTTTGTATCAAAGCTTGCGAAGCCTGCGAGAAAGAATGTAGAATTCACGAATCTCATCACGAGATCTGTAAGAATTGTGCGGACAGCTGCAAAGAATGTATCGCCGAGCTGAAAAAAGTAGCGTAAGGAGTAAAGAAGCAGATATGAAGACAAAAATGATTCTTCTCTCCGTCTTTGGCTTTTTCCTAACGGGTTTACTCGAAGCAAAGTCGATCCTTCCGGTTCGACCGATGATTCTAAACGAACTCGATCAAATCCATCAATCGCTTCTCAATCAAAAAGAAGTTTCCGTGGATCGGCTGATCGCAGGTCTCAAACAGGAATCCTCTCGGGACAAAAGTTTGGCCCCGGCTCTACAAGCCGCCGAAAAACTAAAAAGCACTCCCTCGGAAAAAGAAAAGTTGGACGCCTACGGCGAACTCGCGGAATCTCTGAAGGAATATATTCAAAAAGATGAATCTTCCGGAGTTCACGTTTTTTATTGTCCGATGGTAAAAAAGAAATGGATCGCGTCCGGAGACAAGGTCCAAAATCCCTATGATCCTGCAATGAAAGGTTGTGGGAAAAAAATCTAATCTTTCAAACGAGAAAGATTTTTTAACTCTTTACCGGGAACTGAATCTGAAATTTAGTTCCCGGATTTGCATCTTCCACTATCAATTCTCCGGAAATTTGTTTGGTAAGAATTTTCACGAGTTGTAATCCCAAGGTTTCGTGATCCTGAAAAGAAATTCCTTGTGGAATTCCCTTTCCATTGTCTCCGATCGTAAGCGTGATCATACCGTCTTTTTCTTTTGCTTTGATATTCACTTCTCCCCTGGCCCCTTCGACAAACGCGTGTTTGACGGCGTTGGTCACGAGTTCGCAGGTGATCAAACCTAAAGGAATCGCGGTGTCCATGTTTAGGATCAAACCCCAAGCGTCTATCACGTGTCGTATTTTCGGATCCACACCGTAGAGATTCCAGAGATTTTGTAATAACATATTCAGATAACTGCTAAAGTCGACGTGAGAAAGATCCCGAGATTTGTAGAGTTCGTTGTGAACCAAGGACATAGAAAAGACCCGGCTCTCCGTATCCTTTAACAAACCGTAGAGTTCTTTGGAAGTGAGTTCCCGAGACATCGCGTTGTCCGCCTGCAGATTCAAGAGGGAAACCATGATCTGCATATTATTCTTTACCCGATGATGGATCTCCTGAATGAGCGTGTCCTTTTCGGCGAGAGAAGCCAAAATCGACTCTCGATTCTGAACCATTTCAGTTACGTCGGTGATTACGGCCAGATCCAAAACCTGATTTCGAAATCTAAATTTATAAATTGTAGATTCGGTAATCATATCGGTTCCGTCCTTCTTTTTGTGATAAAAGGAGCCGCCTTTATTTACCCCGAACTGATAGGAACCGATTTCATCCTTCAGCCTTTGCGATTCCTTCTCGTCAAAAATTTCGAAGATCGGTTTTCCGATCAGCTCCTCTTCCTTATAACCGTATTTTTCAAGAACCGACTGATTTACTTCTACGATCCGAAACGAATCGTCTTCAAAAAGAAAGGCAGGATGCGGATTGTATTGAAAGAAAAGTCGATATCGTTCTTCGTTTTCCTGTTCGAAGATATTTTTCCTTTCTAGCTCTAAAGCGAGACGATTTCTTTCGTAGGCAAACACCAAAGAACGACTGAGAGAATAAGAATCAAACTTTCCCTTGTAGACGTAGTCCTGAGCTCCGATCTGAAGCGCGTTTACTGTAATCTCCTTATCTTCGGCTCCGCTACAGATGATCACCGGGATCTGAGGAAATTTACTTTTGATCTCGGAAAGGGCTTCCAGACCGGCGCAATCGGGAAGAGAAAGATCTAGAAGAACGAGATCCGGACGTTCCACAACGATGTGATCCAAACCGGATGAAAAATTAATACTTCGAGTCACTTGAAACGAAGGACTCTCCGATTCATTAAGATACTCTTGAATCAACCGAAAATCCGCGTTCGAATCTTCGATCAAAAGAACTGAAAACGAATCTTTAAACATAGGAAGAACTCTCTCTAAATTCTATTTATATAAACTCTAATTTAAACTCGCGGGGTAGAGAGATCGTGACCGAAAAACCGGAGTTCAACGACGTCTCGATTTCCAGACTTCCTCCGTGAAGCTCCGCGATCTTTTTACAAAAAAACAAACCGGCTCCTACTCCTTCCAAACCCTCCGCGTTTGGATAACGATGAAACAACTCAATGAAATAATTATTTTCCTTTAGTTCCACTCCGATTCCGTCGTCTTGAATCCGAATTCGATGAGCTCCCGGAGAATCTTGATACGAAACAATCACACGACCTCTTTCGTTTGGTTTTCGAAAACGAATCGCATTTTGAAACAAATTCAAAAAGAGTTCACGAAGAAGCGGCTCGTTCCCGACGATCTCCGGAAATTCCCCTTTCCACTCAACGTCGAGTTCCGAGGCTTCCGGATCGTCTTTCAGATCGATCAGACTTTCCTCGATCGTTTTTTTCAAGGAAATCTTTAGAAAGAGACGTTTTTCTTTTTCGATTCTCAAAAAAGAAAGAAGTGAGTTGATTCGATTCCAAAGACGATCGGCCCCTGCGAGGCTGATCTGCAAAAATTCTTGTCCCTTAGGACTCAATTCCGTAGAAGAACGTTGAACCAAAAGTTTTAAAAACGAAGTCAGGTTTCGAATCGGTTCCTGTAGGTCGTGATACATTTTGGAAACGACCGCACTCAGTTCTTTTTCTTTTTTTTGATAAGACTGTTCATTCAAAATTTCTAATATTTCTAGAAGTAAAATCTCGGAGGTTCCAAAATTAATCCGAGTCAAAACTCCCTTACAATCCATTTCCTTTCCGGAAGAATTTTCGATCCGATCTTGGAATAAAATCTGTTTTTCTAATTTAGAATTTTTGAATTCGCCAAAAAGAGAAACGTTCCGAATTTTTAAAATCCTCTCCAGATATTTTCCCTTACAGGTTTCGATTTCCTCTTCCCCGCAGAGGGAGGCAAAGGAAAGATTGCAATCTGTAACTTGCAAATTATCATCCAGTATTCCGATGGGAGTTCGGACATGGGACAAAAGAGGAAAGGCAGACTCAGTCAAAAATGCCATTTCTTCGGTAAGAATGTTTGTATTCACGATCCATCCGTTCGCCTTTGACGCATGCTTGAATGACTGCAAAGAAAATTCCATAGAATCCTTTGAAATTTCAAACCTTTGTCTTAGAAAATGGACGAATCAAACTACATTGTCAATCCGGGTTTTCTATATTTTTTCTTTTTTCCAAATGTTAGAATATTCTTTTTTTCGAAATTAGGAACCTCTAAAGCGCGGGAACTAATACAAACGGTTTAAAAAGAGTTCGAAACCGAATCGGGCCGCGCCCACCTTCGGCGACTTTCCAAATCCATTTTTAAAAATGGAACGATGGAATTATAGAAAAACAGACGTTCTGAGTTTTGAAAAACGCTCGGGAGGGAGCGTTTTGGCAGGAAAAAGGGCGTTTTATAAAACACCCTTCCTTTAGTAAAAGATTCTATTCGGCGAATGTGATGGATTCGATGACTACATTCTTTGTAGGTTTGTCTTGGAAACCGGTTTCCGTCTCAGAAATCGATTCTACGATATCCAAACCTTCCGTAACCTTTCCAAAGACTGCATGACGATTGTCCAAATAGAAGTTGTCTCTCACATTGATAAAAAACTGAGAACCTCCGGTATTTGGTCCAGCATTCGCCATGGAAAGGGTATACTTTTCGTTCTTCAAATCTTTGTGAAACTCATCTTTAATTTTATATCCAGGTCCGCCCGTTCCGGTTCCGCTTGGGCAACCACCCTGAATCATAAAGTTTTTGATAACCCGGTGAAATGTAAGACCATTGTAAAATCCTTCTTTCGCGAGTTTGATAAAATTCCCCGCCGTGATCGGAGCTCGTTCTTCGTCGAGGAAGACCGAAAAATTTCCAAAATTTGTCTTAAATACCGCAGTTGCCATGACAGTTTATCCTCTATTTTAAGAATTCATCTCCACTTTCCGAAACTATATTATGGCAGAAAGCGATTTCTTGCGAAAAACGAACAAAAACGTAGATTTCATAGATTATATTAGATAAGAGGAAAATCCGGATCAAAATAGAATATTCCTCCCAGTGGAATTCTTTTTTTCTGGAATAGAGAACCGTCATTCATGTTAGAAATCAATCATCGTTATCTTCCCTTTGGGACCACCGGCGCGCTCGTTTTTATTTCCAGCGCCCAAACCAATGGCAGAACTAGCGCTTCCGTTCTCAATGAAGAAATCAGTAAAAAGGAAATAGGAACGATTTGTGTCATTACGAGCAAAGCCATTTCTCATCCGGAGACGTTAGACTCCGTTGATCCGTTAGTCACCATTCTTTCCATCGTCCTTCCTCCAGGTCCCGAAACACACGACTCCGTTTATGCTGCCTTTTCTAAAATTAAGGGATATTTAAAAAAAGGGAATCTTCTCTTTTTGATTCAACCCGACTGCGAAAGTAGATTTCCTTTGTTTCTTTCCAAACTTTTAGTCGCGGGAGATCCTACCATCGACGACAAAGAATTGGAAGATAGAATCTACCACTTCGGTTATACGGTCCAGGATTCGGATCATTCCGCCTTTCGGAAATTTATTTCCAGACAACCCAACGGGCATTCTTTTCAAGAACATTCTCCGGGAGAATTTTCAGTTTCTTCCCATCTGATTCGGGAAGGAAAAAGAAATTCAGTTTTGAAATACAAAATTCAATACGAACCCGGAATCGAAAACCTAACTAAAATTAAGGCGGTTCCTTTAACCGACTCGGATCAAAAAGCCGGAGCTCGTTCTTTTCAATCTCTGGAAATCAACGCGATCGAAATCGAAAGTCTGGAAGGAAAGGAAAAACCGAAAGAATTCGCGGTTATCGCACCCCCGCCTCCGGAAGTAAAACCGGAATTGCAAGCGCCTCCGATTTCCACAACACAAACCGAAACCATAGTAGCTCCTACACAGCCAACTTCTCCGGCTCCGCAGACAAAGCTGGAGGTAGTTCCTACAAAATCGGAAACGACTCAGACGCCGCCTCCCGCGTTAGACGAAACCAAGAAAAAACCGAAGGAAACAAAGCCGGGCGCTGCCGAACCGGAAGTCCCGAAGGAAAAGACAAACCCGGGAGCCAAAACAAAACTTCCTCTTCAGATCAAATTGATGGCGGTCATCTCTCTTCTGATGACGTTGACGGTTTCTACGATCATTTTCTTTGCCTCCTCCGCGTTTCGAGGAGATTCCGAACTTCGAGTCTTACAGAACAATTTGAATTTAGTGAATATTCTCGGACTCAAGATCAAAACCGATATCAACGACATTCTTTCCAACGGAAAACAAATCGCAAACGCCCTCCACCAAGGAAAGGAAGGAATTTCGTTCGCAGACATCTTTTTTCAAAACGATCCGGACTTTGTTTACGCGGGTTTGTATCAGGTCGTAAAAAACAATCCGACTACGATCAACGAATTCTTCAACGAACCGTATTTGAGCGAAATCAAATCCTCTCAGCAAGAAATTTCCAATCTCATTTCTTCTCGTCCGAATCTGATTCAAAAATCGATTTTGACCGGAGGTAGGATCGAAAACCTAAGCGCCGAGTTTAAGGAACCGATCTTTGCGATCGCGATCCCTTCTTCTTCCGGTTCCGATCCGAAAGTTCTCGTTTTGATTTTAAGACTGGAAAAATTCTTAAACGCGTTTCAAAAACAAGACATCTCGGAAGTGTTTCTCGTAAACGGAGAAGGAGATCTGATCGCTCATTCCGATCCGAAACTTCTCCAGTCGAATACGAATTTTATGAATCTTCCGATCGTCGAAATGATGGTCAACAGTTCGGAGAATACAAAACAAACCGAATATAAGGACAAGGACGGAAAGTCTTGGTTCGGCTCTTTTCAAAAGCTGGGCTTTGGAGGAGGCGCGGTCGTTTCGATCGTTCCGGAAGACAAGGCCTTCGAAGCGGTTTATCGGATCCAAAAGACAAATCTTCTGATCATGGGAATCGCGCTTTGTTTGGCGCTTATCATCGTATTCTTCTTCGCAAAAACGATCACAAAACCTATATTAAATCTTTTGCAAGCAACTACCGAGATCGCAAGAGGAAACTTTAAGATCGGGATCCGTTCTTCCACTCGCGACGAGGTCGGATTGTTGACTGACTACTTCGTGGACATGGGAAAGGGTCTGGAAGAAAGAGAAAAGGTCAAGGACGCTCTCGGAAGATTCGTAAACAAAGAAATCGCGGAGATGGTCTTAAAACAAGAACTCACTCTCGGCGGAGAAAGAAAAATGTGTGCGATCTTTTTCTCCGATATCCGCAGTTTCACCGCGATCTCCGAAAAACTCGAACCGGAAGAAGTGGTAGAATTCTTAAACGAATACATGACCGAAATGGTCCAATGCGTAAACGAAACCCACGGAATCGTGGATAAGTTTATCGGTGACGCGATCATGGCGACTTGGGGAGCCGCCAAAACTTCGGATCAAGACGCGGAAAACGCAGTGAACGGAGCTCTTATGATGAGGGCCGCCCTACTTCGTTTCAACGAAGGCAGAGGCGGCGATAAACGACCGATCATCAAAATCGGTTGTGGTCTCAACTACGGACCCGTGATCGCGGGTCAGATCGGATCGGAACAAAGACTCGAATATACGGTGATCGGAGACGCGGTCAACCTCGCTTCGAGAGTGGAAGCCTTGAACAAACCGTTTGGAACCGACGTTTTGATTACGCAAGATATGCTCAATCACGTCTCTCATCTTTTCAACGTGGAAAAAATGCAGTCGATCAAGGTAAAAGGAAAAGAAGAACCGCAGACGATCTACGCCGTTTTAGGAAGAAAGGACGATCCAAATTGTCCAAAATCCGTGGAAGAACTCAGAGCCAAGATAGGAATCGTCTGGGAACCTTCTAAGAAAAAGGAAAGCGACGGAGAACCGGGAGAAGAAGTTAAGTATGAGATACTTGACTGAAGGAAAATACGTAGTCAGCTTTCTCACGGGACTGATCGTCCTCTTTAGTATATTACTGTACCTGCATCTTTATTACGGCAAAAAAACGGGAAACAATCCCGAGATCGGAACCATTATTTTTAAAAACAAAAAGGCTCAGAGAAAATTCGACTCCGAAGTCGTCTGGGAAGAAATTGAAACTTCGATGAAGGTAAGAAACCGAGACACGGTCCGTACAGACGACGGGGCCGAGGCAGTTTTGGTTTTAAACGACGGAACCGAAATCAAACTCGATCAAAAGAGTATGATCTTTCTCGACTTCTCCGAAAAAAATCTCTCCATCAATTTTGCATACGGATCCGTATCCGCGAACAAGGACAGTGGAACGGCGCTTATGATCAAGAGCGGTTCGGAAACGGTCGAAGTCAACAAAGGCGACCTAAAACTTTCCAAATCGGAAGACCAAGCCTTAAATCTTGAAGTCTCGAAAGGAAACGCAAAAGTAATTTCCGGAAATCAAGAATCCAACGTAACAAACAATCAGGCCCTTGAAGTTAAGAATGGAAAAACGGCGATTCGTTCTCTTTCGATCGCGCTCAATTCTCCGGCGGAAAGAAAATTTTTCCAAGCCGATTCCAATTTGCTTCCGGTCGCTTTTAGTTGGAACAAGGTAGAATCCGTAAAAGACTATACATTAGAAATTTCGAATCATCCCAGCTTTTCTAAAAACGTAATTCGAACAAAAGCCGGCGGCGCATCCGCAATCAAATCTTTGGAAAAAGGAACCTTCTTCTGGAGAATCACCGCGATCA
This is a stretch of genomic DNA from Leptospira tipperaryensis. It encodes these proteins:
- a CDS encoding four-helix bundle copper-binding protein codes for the protein MLTRKELLTQSAAVLAFAGAGTLFAKDSSGHSGHKHPETSKKTEKEPAKKGNRKALEAASKCILDAEICLAHCEENLSTGDTMLAGCLKTVKDTLALCKAFVSLGASNSAYAKDVAGLCIKACEACEKECRIHESHHEICKNCADSCKECIAELKKVA
- a CDS encoding LIC13259 family plasminogen/vitronectin/complement-binding protein — its product is MKTKMILLSVFGFFLTGLLEAKSILPVRPMILNELDQIHQSLLNQKEVSVDRLIAGLKQESSRDKSLAPALQAAEKLKSTPSEKEKLDAYGELAESLKEYIQKDESSGVHVFYCPMVKKKWIASGDKVQNPYDPAMKGCGKKI
- a CDS encoding response regulator — translated: MFKDSFSVLLIEDSNADFRLIQEYLNESESPSFQVTRSINFSSGLDHIVVERPDLVLLDLSLPDCAGLEALSEIKSKFPQIPVIICSGAEDKEITVNALQIGAQDYVYKGKFDSYSLSRSLVFAYERNRLALELERKNIFEQENEERYRLFFQYNPHPAFLFEDDSFRIVEVNQSVLEKYGYKEEELIGKPIFEIFDEKESQRLKDEIGSYQFGVNKGGSFYHKKKDGTDMITESTIYKFRFRNQVLDLAVITDVTEMVQNRESILASLAEKDTLIQEIHHRVKNNMQIMVSLLNLQADNAMSRELTSKELYGLLKDTESRVFSMSLVHNELYKSRDLSHVDFSSYLNMLLQNLWNLYGVDPKIRHVIDAWGLILNMDTAIPLGLITCELVTNAVKHAFVEGARGEVNIKAKEKDGMITLTIGDNGKGIPQGISFQDHETLGLQLVKILTKQISGELIVEDANPGTKFQIQFPVKS
- a CDS encoding sensor histidine kinase — its product is MQSFKHASKANGWIVNTNILTEEMAFLTESAFPLLSHVRTPIGILDDNLQVTDCNLSFASLCGEEEIETCKGKYLERILKIRNVSLFGEFKNSKLEKQILFQDRIENSSGKEMDCKGVLTRINFGTSEILLLEILEILNEQSYQKKEKELSAVVSKMYHDLQEPIRNLTSFLKLLVQRSSTELSPKGQEFLQISLAGADRLWNRINSLLSFLRIEKEKRLFLKISLKKTIEESLIDLKDDPEASELDVEWKGEFPEIVGNEPLLRELFLNLFQNAIRFRKPNERGRVIVSYQDSPGAHRIRIQDDGIGVELKENNYFIELFHRYPNAEGLEGVGAGLFFCKKIAELHGGSLEIETSLNSGFSVTISLPREFKLEFI
- a CDS encoding peptidylprolyl isomerase → MATAVFKTNFGNFSVFLDEERAPITAGNFIKLAKEGFYNGLTFHRVIKNFMIQGGCPSGTGTGGPGYKIKDEFHKDLKNEKYTLSMANAGPNTGGSQFFINVRDNFYLDNRHAVFGKVTEGLDIVESISETETGFQDKPTKNVVIESITFAE